From Brassica oleracea var. oleracea cultivar TO1000 chromosome C3, BOL, whole genome shotgun sequence, a single genomic window includes:
- the LOC106332656 gene encoding transcription factor MYB29-like — protein sequence MSRKPCCVREGLKKGVWTIEEDKKLISYIHEHGEGGWRDIPQKAGLKRCGKSCRLRWANYLKPDIKRGEFSYEEEQIIIMLHASRGNKWSVIAKHLPKRTDNEIKNYWNTNLKKRLIDQGIDPLTHKPLGSTPEPATPKTSDFQDDSNPSNLDEQSHSGSMSLKSLPLSSSSCNLLEISNRDEVPRNYGTLNSKISSYTSELLNKVAPRAASMGNIISASMEGTLIPSTTLSPPCLNDGLSETSHFQMDEFDIDVNFDFNNSEHDFSQFMGEFSNNAAEEADNIIGYDQDLLLSDVSSTNVDEDGMMPNITSWSNYLLDDSDFSYDTNQD from the exons ATGTCAAGAAAGCCATGTTGTGTGCGAGAAGGGCTGAAGAAAGGAGTATGGACCATCGAAGAAGACAAGAAACTCATTTCTTACATTCATGAGCATGGTGAAGGAGGGTGGCGTGACATTCCCCAAAAAGCTG GACTAAAACGATGTGGGAAAAGTTGTAGATTGCGATGGGCTAACTACTTGAAACCCGATATCAAGAGAGGAGAATTTAGCTACGAGGAGGAGCAGATTATCATCATGCTTCACGCTTCTCGTGGCAACAA GTGGTCGGTCATAGCGAAACATTTGCCCAAAAGGACAGACAACGAGATCAAGAACTATTGGAACACAAATCTCAAAAAACGCTTGATCGATCAGGGTATCGATCCCTTGACCCACAAGCCACTTGGCTCTACCCCTGAACCGGCCACGCCTAAGACTTCTGATTTCCAAGATGACTCAAACCCGAGTAACCTAGATGAGCAATCACACTCGGGTTCGATGTCTCTAAAGTCTCTTCCTCTCTCTTCAAGCTCATGCAATTTACTAGAGATAAGCAACCGTGATGAGGTACCGAGAAACTATGGTACCTTGAACTCCAAGATATCGAGTTATACATCAGAACTGTTAAACAAAGTTGCACCTAGGGCAGCTTCCATGGGCAATATCATATCAGCGTCCATGGAAGGAACCTTGATCCCCTCTACAACACTGTCTCCTCCATGTCTCAACGATGGCCTTTCCGAGACTAGTCATTTTCAGATGGATGAATTTGACATCGACGTGAACTTTGATTTCAACAATTCCGAACACGATTTCTCGCAGTTTATGGGGGAATTTAGTAACAATGCAGCCGAGGAAGCTGATAACATTATAGGATATGATCAAGATCTCCTTTTGTCTGATGTTTCATCAACAAACGTTGATGAAGACGGTATGATGCCAAACATAACCAGTTGGTCCAATTATCTTCTTGATGATTCCGACTTTTCTTATGATACGAACCAAGATTAG